A single window of Apodemus sylvaticus chromosome 4, mApoSyl1.1, whole genome shotgun sequence DNA harbors:
- the LOC127682778 gene encoding pancreatic alpha-amylase-like, translated as MKFVLLLSLIGFCWAQYDPQTTNGRTSIVHLFEWRWVDIAKECERYLAPKGFGGVQVSPPNENIIIYNPSRPWWERYQPISYKICTRSGNEDEFRDMVTRCNNVGVRIYVDAVINHMCGVGNAAGTSSTCGSYFNPNNREFSGVPYSAWDFNDNKCDGEIYNYNDANQVRNCRLSGLLDLALDKDYVRTMVADYMNRLIDIGVAGFRLDAAKHMWPGDIKAVLDKLHNLNTQWFSQGSRPFIFQEVIDLGGEAITASEYFGNGRVTEFKYGAKLGTVIRKWDGEKMAYLKNWGEGWGFVPNDRALVFVDNHDNQRGHGAGGSSILTFWDARMYKMAVGFMLAHPYGFTRVMSSYRWTRNFQNGQDQNDWIGPPNNNGVIKEVTINPDTTCGNDWVCEHRWRQIRNMVAFRNVVNGQPFANWWDNGSNQVAFGRGNRGFIVFNNDDWALSATLQTGLPAGTYCDVISGDKENGNCTGLRVNVGSDGKAQFSISNSAEDPFIAIHADSKL; from the exons ATGAAGTTCGTCCTGCTGCTTTCCCTCATTGGGTTCTGCTGGGCTCAATATGACCCGCAAACTACAAATGGGAGGACCTCTATTGTCCACCTGTTCGAGTGGCGCTGGGTTGATATTGCCAAGGAATGTGAGCGATACTTAGCTCCTAAGGGATTTGGGGGAGTGCAG GTGTCTCCACccaatgaaaatattataatttacAACCCATCAAGGCCTTGGTGGGAAAGATACCAACCAATCAGCTACAAAATTTGCACAAGGTCTGGAAATGAAGATGAATTCAGAGACATGGTGACGAGGTGCAACAATGTTGGT gTCCGTATTTATGTGGATGCTGTCATTAATCACATGTGTGGTGTAGGCAATGCTGCAGGAACAAGCAGTACCTGTGGAAGTTATTTCAATCCTAATAACAGGGAATTCTCAGGAGTTCCATACTCTGCTTGGGATTTTAATGATAATAAATGCGATGGAGAAATTTATAACTACAATGATGCTAATCAG GTCAGAAATTGCCGTCTGTCTGGCCTTCTGGATCTTGCACTTGATAAAGATTATGTCCGTACCATGGTGGCTGACTACATGAACCGTCTCATTGACATTGGTGTAGCAGGGTTCAGACTTGATGCTGCTAAGCACATGTGGCCTGGAGACATAAAGGCAGTTTTGGACAAACTACATAATCTAAATACACAATGGTTCTCCCAAGGAAGCAGACCTTTCATTTTCCAAGAG GTCATTGACCTGGGTGGTGAGGCAATTACAGCAAGCGAGTACTTTGGAAATGGCCGCGTGACAGAATTCAAGTATGGTGCAAAACTTGGCACAGTTATCCGCAAGTGGGATGGCGAGAAGATGGCCTATTTAAA GAACTGGGGAGAAGGTTGGGGATTCGTGCCTAATGACAGAGCCCTTGTGTTTGTGGACAATCATGACAATCAGCGAGGACATGGTGCTGGGGGATCATCCATCCTGACATTCTGGGATGCTAG AATGTATAAAATGGCTGTTGGATTTATGTTGGCTCATCCTTATGGATTCACCAGAGTAATGTCAAGTTACCGTTGGACAAGAAATTTCCAGAATGGACAA GATCAGAATGACTGGATTGGACCACCTAATAACAATGGAGTAATAAAAGAAGTGACCATTAATCCAGATACCACTTGTGGCAATGACTGGGTCTGTGAACATAGATGGCGTCAAATCAG GAACATGGTTGCCTTCAGGAATGTCGTCAATGGTCAGCCTTTTGCAAACTGGTGGGATAATGGCAGCAATCAAGTAGCTTTTGGCAGAGGAAACAGAGGATTCATTGTCTTTAACAATGATGACTG GGCTTTGTCAGCAACTTTACAGACTGGTCTTCCTGCTGGCACATACTGTGATGTCATTTCTGGAGACAAAGAGAATGGCAATTGCACTGGACTTAGAGTCAATGTTGGCAGTGATGGCAAAGCTCAGTTTTCCATTAGTAACTCTGCTGAAGACCCATTCATTGCAATCCATGCTGACTCAAAATTGTAA